The DNA segment GAAAGTAATAGTATGAGCCTTGTGACCAAAAAAGGAGACAGCGCATAGCGCAGGATAGGAGATAGAATTCTTTGGGTTACCGTACTTATCGTAGATAGGTTTAGAATTAGAAACAGGTTTAACGCCGAAATTTGCTTCTAAAGGAGAAAGATAGTACTCTTTGTAATCCTTAAGAGGCGAAAGCCCGTTTCCTCAAATTTACCGTGACTCTTCTTGTTGTTGAAGAAAGAATTAAAGATAATGGGGTAAGAATCAACAACAAGATAACTGGTATCAAAGATTCCCTCTTTGATGCCTTTAAAGACGGTAAAAACGATAACCTTATCCAAATAAGAAGGGGCAAACTCCTTCTTAAAGGCGATACTTAAATTCATAATGTTTTTTCTCCATGACCCCGTTCGGGGCGTTTCTTTTAGCCAGAGTAGACAAAATCGAAGTACAGTTGAGAAGAGTTACCGTATAATGACAATTGAATGACCTCCTTACGAGATAATAAAAATGTAGTATCAAATACATTATACAGTGAGGAGGTAAAAGTATAACATTGAAGGTATTAAAAGTTAGTTACAATGCATGTTTTAGAATTTCTGAAGACAGTAAATTCAAAATAAAGGAAGATCATTAAAATGAGAATAATATTTTTACCTATTGATGAAAGATTTTGTACTCGGGAATATTTTTTAATTTTCGCAAAAGCCTCAGGCTTGAATATTTTGACTCCTCCTAAAGAATTGCTAGGATCTAAAAAAATTCCTGCAGATACCAATGCTTTAAAAGATTGGCTCTTAGGCAACTCTCAAGAAGGAGATAATTTAATTCTTTCACTAGATACTTTGATTCATGGAGGATTAATCCCATCAAGAATAAATTTACTCCAAAAGCCTACAATTAATGAAAGACTTAAGATTCTTAATACTTTAAAAAGAAAAAGAACCGTGATCTATCTCTCTTCCACAATAACAAGAATACCCACATACAACTCGTCAGATGAAGAACCTGATTACTGGGAGTATTACGGAGAAGCTTTAAGTAATCTGTCAAAGGATTTTGCTAAATATCTAGAGTCACAGGATAAGCCACAAAATTTATCTTATAAAAATGCTTTACCAAAATTTATGGAAGAGCACAAAAACAAATATCAAGAAATCCCCGAGTGGATGATAAAAGACTTTTTTTGGAGGAGAGAAAGAAACTACAACATTATCCAAGAAACGGTTAAGCTTGTCGATAATAGAACGGTAGATTTTTTGAATATAACCTTGGATGATAATTCTCCTGGTAGCTTATCAGTTTATGAATCAAAACAGCATCAAAAGTTAGTTAATCAATTAGGTTTAAATGAAAAAATCTCTATTCATCCTGGTGCAGATGAAACTTCTTTAACACTTTTAAGCAGGTTATTATGTTCGATGTTTAAATGTTCACCTTCTTTTGAACTTTTTTATACACATCCAGAATCAATCCTTCTGATTCCGCCTTATGAAGGATATCCTTTAAAAAGTAGCGTTGAAACTCATATTGAAGCAGCTGGAGGTAGAATAGAACAAAAAGGTGATATTTTACTTTTGTTGAATAACTCTTCTGATTA comes from the Petrotoga sibirica DSM 13575 genome and includes:
- a CDS encoding DUF4127 family protein, encoding MRIIFLPIDERFCTREYFLIFAKASGLNILTPPKELLGSKKIPADTNALKDWLLGNSQEGDNLILSLDTLIHGGLIPSRINLLQKPTINERLKILNTLKRKRTVIYLSSTITRIPTYNSSDEEPDYWEYYGEALSNLSKDFAKYLESQDKPQNLSYKNALPKFMEEHKNKYQEIPEWMIKDFFWRRERNYNIIQETVKLVDNRTVDFLNITLDDNSPGSLSVYESKQHQKLVNQLGLNEKISIHPGADETSLTLLSRLLCSMFKCSPSFELFYTHPESILLIPPYEGYPLKSSVETHIEAAGGRIEQKGDILLLLNNSSDYSSYDITFQDTLAVSEEAYETILERIKKEDKIIGIADIKYGNGSDKRLVEKLLENHLDWLKINYSGWNTVSNTLGTVILHSIIQYFAQKNYLKLDAKELLKIQTIFFLEHWGYQAVVRQQLREDSAQKGCNIWTLMPAEKWAEEYTRAKLLPFKEVIEKNMKKRWKMEVFFPWHRSFEVGINLSP